The following are encoded in a window of Cryobacterium sp. CG_9.6 genomic DNA:
- a CDS encoding DUF389 domain-containing protein, which translates to MTDTGATYSDRFNSVEQMRDATFFDGPRSRQRYSRFWLLLILSTIIASAGVVGDSTATVIGAMIVAPLMTPILGVTLATVIGDRSNLVRSLLLVLAGAATALAIGYLVGLVVVNDVLANTNAQVAARVTPRLIDLLAALATGVVGSVALVRKDISDTLPGVAIAISLVPPLAVAGLALESGSVRESLGAVLLFVTNVVAIIGTGIIVASLYGVTRLARTDGQASASLRNPLLLLAVMLVIIGTPLAATSTAIATRTLAEQSVKKTADEWAARSGWFVTAITSQDTELIVNVEGLLPLPNTETLRVALQAAGVDVNRVTVKLVPGDSVSLSD; encoded by the coding sequence ATGACCGATACCGGTGCCACCTATAGCGACCGATTCAATTCGGTTGAGCAGATGCGCGATGCCACATTCTTTGACGGCCCCCGCTCACGGCAGCGCTACTCCCGGTTCTGGCTCCTGCTCATCCTGTCCACGATCATCGCTTCCGCCGGCGTGGTGGGCGATTCCACGGCAACCGTTATCGGCGCCATGATCGTGGCCCCACTGATGACACCGATCCTGGGCGTCACGCTGGCCACCGTAATCGGTGATCGCTCCAACCTCGTGAGGTCGCTGCTGCTCGTGCTTGCCGGTGCCGCCACGGCGCTGGCAATTGGCTACCTCGTGGGTCTCGTGGTGGTGAACGACGTGCTGGCCAACACAAACGCTCAGGTAGCCGCGCGCGTCACACCCCGGCTCATTGACCTGCTTGCGGCCCTCGCCACGGGTGTGGTGGGATCCGTCGCCCTCGTGCGCAAAGACATCTCCGATACCCTGCCCGGAGTGGCGATCGCCATCTCCCTCGTGCCACCCCTGGCCGTTGCAGGGCTGGCCCTCGAGTCGGGCTCGGTGCGGGAGTCCCTGGGCGCGGTGCTGCTCTTCGTCACCAATGTCGTGGCCATTATCGGCACGGGCATCATTGTGGCGTCCCTGTATGGGGTCACGAGGCTTGCGCGGACCGACGGTCAGGCATCCGCTTCGTTACGGAATCCCCTGCTTCTGCTCGCGGTGATGCTCGTGATCATCGGCACTCCCCTGGCCGCCACCAGTACCGCCATCGCCACGCGCACCCTCGCCGAACAGTCCGTCAAGAAAACAGCCGACGAGTGGGCTGCCCGATCGGGCTGGTTTGTTACGGCCATCACGTCGCAAGACACCGAGCTGATCGTGAACGTGGAGGGCCTACTCCCGCTACCGAACACCGAGACTCTTCGGGTGGCTCTTCAGGCCGCGGGAGTGGACGTGAACAGGGTCACCGTGAAGCTCGTGCCGGGCGACTCGGTCTCACTATCGGACTAG
- a CDS encoding alpha/beta hydrolase: MHASQNAEWPHLYREGAGPVLLMLHGTGGDEEQIAQLAEQIDAQAGVLAPRGRVRENGATRWFHRLEEGIFDVDDVVFRAGELAEFVEWARHEYAWGEREVIAVGFSNGANIALATMMLHPATVARAVAFSGMYPFAEADAPANISAVGALLLNGSADPMAPAISVDRLEAELLRQGASVTRVTRAGGHGITPGEIEQARAFVRAVPERPVLVR, translated from the coding sequence ATGCACGCGAGTCAGAACGCCGAATGGCCCCACCTGTACCGCGAGGGTGCGGGCCCGGTGCTCCTGATGCTTCACGGCACGGGGGGCGACGAAGAGCAGATCGCGCAGCTCGCTGAGCAGATCGATGCCCAAGCTGGTGTGCTCGCCCCCCGCGGTCGGGTACGCGAAAACGGTGCCACGCGCTGGTTCCACCGGCTCGAAGAGGGAATCTTCGACGTGGACGACGTGGTGTTCCGAGCCGGCGAGCTGGCCGAATTCGTGGAGTGGGCCCGCCACGAATACGCGTGGGGTGAGCGCGAGGTGATTGCCGTCGGATTCTCCAACGGCGCTAATATTGCCCTGGCCACCATGATGCTGCACCCCGCCACTGTCGCGCGTGCGGTCGCGTTCTCGGGAATGTATCCCTTCGCCGAAGCGGATGCCCCGGCCAACATTTCCGCCGTCGGCGCACTCCTGTTGAATGGGAGCGCAGACCCCATGGCCCCCGCCATCTCGGTGGACCGGCTGGAAGCGGAATTGCTGCGGCAGGGGGCATCCGTTACTCGCGTCACTCGCGCCGGAGGACACGGAATCACTCCCGGTGAAATCGAGCAGGCTCGCGCCTTTGTGCGGGCGGTGCCGGAGCGACCCGTGCTAGTCCGATAG
- a CDS encoding ring-cleaving dioxygenase, which yields MNAETSGLHHVTAIGGAPQKNIDFYIKGLGLRLVKKTVNFDDPSTYHLYYGDDAGRPGSLMTFFPWKDVPAGRVGAGQSTTTAFSVPAGSIGWWKAHFAELGVESEISTTNSLEERLSLRDPDGLQLDLVASSVSDPRDPWDSASVPAEYAVRGQHSSVLTVRDPAGTAQVLTQELGMHLVSENGDRLRFGAGDGAAGNIVDVVVDPGAREGLTAGGTVHHIAFRVPDSETQQVWRQQLVDHGYGVTEILDRQYFTSIYFREPGGVLFEIATDTPGFDIDEPLLELGRSLKLPPWLEPSREAIENSVIPITVPSENNPKAVAV from the coding sequence ATGAACGCCGAGACATCAGGCCTGCATCACGTCACCGCAATTGGTGGCGCACCCCAGAAAAACATTGACTTTTACATCAAGGGACTGGGACTCCGCTTGGTGAAGAAGACGGTCAACTTTGATGACCCCAGCACGTACCACCTCTACTACGGCGACGATGCCGGCCGTCCCGGCTCGCTGATGACCTTCTTCCCGTGGAAGGACGTTCCGGCCGGACGCGTAGGCGCCGGTCAGTCGACCACAACGGCCTTCTCGGTTCCTGCCGGCAGCATCGGCTGGTGGAAGGCACACTTCGCCGAGCTCGGTGTTGAGTCCGAAATCAGCACCACCAACTCCCTCGAGGAGCGCCTGTCGCTGCGGGACCCTGATGGTCTGCAGCTGGACCTCGTGGCCTCATCAGTCTCCGATCCGCGCGACCCGTGGGATTCGGCATCCGTTCCCGCCGAATACGCCGTGCGCGGTCAGCACTCCTCCGTTTTGACCGTTCGCGACCCCGCCGGAACCGCCCAGGTACTCACCCAGGAACTGGGCATGCACCTCGTGTCGGAGAATGGTGACCGCCTGCGCTTTGGCGCGGGCGATGGAGCCGCCGGAAACATTGTGGACGTGGTTGTAGACCCGGGTGCACGCGAGGGCCTCACGGCCGGCGGAACCGTGCACCACATTGCCTTCCGGGTGCCCGACAGCGAGACGCAGCAGGTGTGGCGTCAGCAGCTCGTGGACCACGGCTACGGCGTCACCGAGATTCTCGACCGCCAGTACTTCACGTCCATCTACTTCCGCGAGCCCGGCGGAGTGCTGTTCGAAATCGCCACCGACACCCCCGGCTTCGACATCGACGAGCCGCTCCTCGAACTCGGCCGCAGCCTGAAGCTGCCGCCGTGGCTTGAGCCCTCGCGCGAAGCGATCGAGAACTCGGTCATCCCCATCACGGTTCCGTCCGAGAACAACCCCAAAGCGGTTGCGGTCTAA
- a CDS encoding MOSC N-terminal beta barrel domain-containing protein — MRDAPDSDRPALRPPHRHRSMMRVSDIGVSALKGARHTSREQIEITNHGPVDDRVFAVVDLAAGQVLRTVENPSLLTCEAEWMEGLLCLSVGGEAMTAAPQPTGDPVNLEYWGRPASMQVVEGPWALELSSLLQRNVVLAHTVVAGDVVYGDSVTICTTSSLRRLSEESGCVVDARRFRATFTLDTEGAAPHAEDSWAGREIDVGEVRLRVAGGIPRCGVIDYDPDTGDRGTTLLKTLAGYRLVAGDINFGVYATVIRPGTVRHGDAARVTS; from the coding sequence ATGAGGGATGCACCCGACAGCGACCGTCCCGCACTGCGCCCGCCGCACCGCCACCGTTCGATGATGCGCGTCAGCGACATCGGGGTCTCCGCTCTGAAGGGTGCCCGCCACACCTCGCGGGAGCAGATTGAGATCACCAATCACGGCCCCGTCGACGACCGGGTTTTCGCGGTGGTCGACCTGGCGGCGGGTCAGGTGCTCCGAACCGTGGAGAATCCGTCACTGCTCACCTGCGAAGCAGAGTGGATGGAGGGCCTGCTGTGCCTGAGCGTGGGCGGCGAGGCGATGACGGCCGCGCCGCAGCCGACCGGTGATCCGGTGAACCTCGAATACTGGGGCCGACCGGCGTCGATGCAGGTGGTGGAGGGGCCGTGGGCCCTGGAACTCTCCAGTCTGCTGCAGCGCAACGTGGTGCTGGCCCACACGGTCGTTGCCGGAGACGTGGTTTATGGCGACTCGGTGACAATCTGCACCACCAGTTCGCTGCGTCGCCTCTCCGAGGAAAGCGGATGCGTCGTTGACGCGCGTCGATTCCGGGCCACGTTCACGCTGGACACCGAGGGCGCCGCCCCGCACGCTGAGGACAGCTGGGCGGGCCGCGAGATTGACGTGGGAGAGGTGCGCCTACGAGTGGCGGGAGGCATTCCCCGTTGCGGCGTGATCGATTACGACCCGGACACCGGCGACCGGGGAACAACGCTGCTGAAGACCCTGGCCGGGTATCGGCTCGTGGCTGGCGACATCAACTTTGGCGTGTACGCCACGGTCATTCGACCCGGCACCGTGCGTCACGGCGACGCGGCTAGGGTGACCTCATGA
- a CDS encoding haloacid dehalogenase type II encodes MTPTTPLIVFDVNETLSDMSPLAERFREIGAPASLSALWFATLLRDGFALTASGDHASFAEIGADALRRLVVGLELDRAHEAAVAHVMSGLVGLDVHADVPEGIRLLSAADCRLVTLSNGSARIAEALLQTAGIRSEFEALLSVDDAPAWKPARSAYDYAATVCGTEPADMMLVAVHPWDIHGAARAGLRTAWLNRSGERYPAYFEAPTVTVADLTELPAALGVTVHMS; translated from the coding sequence ATGACCCCCACCACACCCCTTATCGTCTTTGATGTCAACGAGACGCTCTCCGACATGTCGCCCCTCGCGGAACGATTCCGTGAGATCGGCGCCCCGGCCAGCCTCTCTGCCCTGTGGTTTGCCACGCTGCTGCGCGATGGCTTTGCCCTCACGGCCAGCGGCGATCACGCCTCTTTTGCCGAGATTGGCGCCGATGCCCTCCGCCGGCTGGTTGTCGGCCTTGAGCTGGACCGTGCCCACGAAGCAGCGGTGGCGCACGTGATGAGCGGCTTAGTCGGACTGGACGTGCATGCGGACGTGCCGGAGGGCATCCGCTTGCTGAGTGCTGCGGACTGCCGGTTGGTCACCCTGAGCAACGGTTCGGCGCGAATTGCCGAGGCGCTGCTGCAGACCGCTGGCATTCGTAGCGAGTTCGAGGCGTTGCTCTCGGTGGACGACGCGCCCGCGTGGAAGCCGGCTCGATCGGCTTATGACTATGCGGCCACGGTGTGCGGCACCGAGCCGGCAGACATGATGCTGGTTGCCGTTCACCCGTGGGACATTCACGGTGCTGCTCGCGCGGGGCTGCGCACGGCCTGGTTGAACCGCTCCGGCGAGCGCTATCCGGCCTACTTCGAGGCTCCCACCGTTACCGTGGCCGACCTGACGGAACTTCCCGCGGCGCTAGGCGTGACAGTACACATGTCATAA
- a CDS encoding SDR family oxidoreductase, which translates to MTSLAGSSILVVGASGGLGSVIAQILADEGALLTLHGRSEEKVRALNVPGTFVYSDLLDAGSDDELVAAALAAHGRLDGVINAAGVVAFGPAAETSDETMDILFGVNVLSPMRLLRAARPALLESAAAKRDPFFLTLSGVVSESPTANMAAYSASKSALAAFAQATSRELRREGIRVVDARPGHTETGLATRPVAGTAPKMPTGFDPAVVARRLVDAIMAGERDLPSGAFVPQPAA; encoded by the coding sequence ATGACATCGCTTGCTGGATCATCCATTCTTGTCGTCGGCGCTTCGGGCGGACTCGGCTCCGTCATCGCCCAAATTCTGGCTGATGAGGGCGCGCTTCTCACGCTCCACGGGCGGTCAGAGGAGAAGGTGCGCGCCCTGAACGTGCCGGGGACGTTCGTGTATTCCGACCTGCTGGATGCCGGGTCCGACGATGAGCTCGTCGCGGCCGCACTTGCTGCTCACGGCCGGCTCGACGGCGTGATCAACGCGGCCGGGGTGGTTGCTTTTGGACCGGCGGCCGAAACGTCCGATGAGACCATGGACATCCTCTTCGGCGTGAATGTTCTCTCGCCGATGCGCCTGCTGCGTGCGGCCCGGCCTGCTCTTTTGGAGTCCGCTGCCGCGAAGCGCGACCCCTTCTTTCTCACCCTGAGCGGAGTGGTCAGCGAGTCGCCCACGGCCAATATGGCGGCCTACTCCGCTTCCAAGTCGGCCCTGGCCGCCTTCGCGCAGGCCACCTCACGTGAACTGCGTCGGGAGGGCATCCGTGTGGTTGACGCCCGACCGGGCCACACCGAAACGGGACTGGCCACAAGGCCCGTGGCCGGAACAGCGCCGAAGATGCCCACCGGCTTCGATCCGGCCGTGGTTGCCCGCCGCCTTGTCGACGCGATTATGGCCGGCGAGCGCGACCTGCCGAGCGGCGCGTTCGTTCCTCAGCCTGCGGCCTAA
- a CDS encoding cryptochrome/photolyase family protein: MTLPRFLFADQLGPHFDDGGPIIMVEAEAVLTRRPYHRAKAHLILSALRHRAAELGDRVEFLSAPHYRDVLTGRELEVINPTSWGSRWLVEELGAVVLPSRGFVTSEVDFKAWAAGRGSKRLLMDQYYRERRTATGILMRGPEPEGGRFNFDHDNRQPPPKNAASLGLPDVYCPVEDEIDAQVRRDLDAMEADGRAHFLGQDGPRRFAATRVEALAVLDDFVETRLSDFGPFEDASLLGDSEMSHSRLSVPLNLGLLHPQEVIDAVVAAFERGGAPLQSVEAVVRQIMGWRDWVWHLYWHLGEDYVRRSNYLDAREPLPREFLELDGSGVRARCLSHVLTEVGRTGWAHHIQRLMVLGNWALQRGYRPDELTEWFTNAFVDGTPWVMPANVVGMSQHADGGLVATKPYASGGAYISTMSDFCGSCTFNPKKRLGPDACPFTAGYWAFLDRVEPKLRGNNRMAQTLGGLRRLSDREAVVEQERTRTDW, from the coding sequence ATGACGCTGCCGCGCTTTCTGTTTGCCGACCAGCTCGGACCGCACTTTGACGATGGCGGCCCCATCATTATGGTCGAGGCGGAAGCGGTGCTCACCCGTCGCCCCTATCACCGGGCGAAGGCGCACCTCATTCTCAGCGCCCTGCGGCACCGCGCGGCCGAGCTGGGCGACCGGGTGGAATTCCTGTCGGCACCGCACTACCGGGACGTGCTCACCGGCCGCGAGCTCGAGGTCATTAATCCCACCTCCTGGGGGTCGCGCTGGTTGGTTGAGGAGCTCGGCGCGGTCGTGTTGCCCAGTCGGGGATTTGTCACCAGCGAGGTCGACTTTAAGGCCTGGGCTGCCGGCCGTGGATCCAAGCGGCTGCTGATGGACCAGTACTATCGTGAGCGCAGAACAGCCACCGGCATTCTCATGCGCGGACCGGAGCCCGAGGGTGGCCGCTTCAACTTCGACCACGACAACCGGCAGCCACCCCCCAAGAACGCGGCGAGCCTGGGCTTGCCCGACGTGTATTGCCCGGTGGAAGACGAGATCGATGCCCAGGTGCGGCGCGACCTGGATGCCATGGAAGCCGATGGTCGTGCACACTTCCTCGGCCAGGACGGCCCGCGCCGCTTCGCAGCGACCCGTGTCGAAGCCCTCGCGGTGCTCGACGATTTTGTGGAGACCCGTCTGAGCGACTTCGGTCCGTTCGAGGACGCCTCTCTGCTCGGCGACAGTGAGATGAGCCACTCCCGGCTGAGCGTGCCCCTGAACCTGGGGCTGTTGCATCCGCAAGAGGTTATTGATGCGGTCGTGGCCGCGTTCGAGCGTGGTGGCGCTCCGCTGCAGAGTGTCGAGGCCGTCGTGCGACAGATCATGGGCTGGCGCGACTGGGTGTGGCACCTGTACTGGCACCTGGGTGAGGACTACGTGCGGCGCAGCAACTACCTCGACGCCCGCGAACCGCTGCCCCGGGAGTTTCTCGAACTGGACGGCAGCGGTGTTCGCGCGCGCTGCCTCAGCCACGTACTCACCGAGGTGGGGCGAACCGGCTGGGCCCACCACATTCAGCGGCTGATGGTGCTCGGCAATTGGGCACTCCAACGCGGATACCGTCCCGACGAGCTCACCGAGTGGTTCACCAACGCGTTCGTGGATGGCACACCGTGGGTGATGCCGGCCAATGTGGTGGGCATGTCCCAGCACGCCGATGGGGGACTGGTCGCCACGAAACCGTACGCCTCGGGCGGCGCCTACATTTCAACCATGAGCGACTTCTGTGGCTCGTGCACGTTCAACCCCAAGAAGAGGCTCGGCCCCGACGCCTGTCCCTTCACCGCCGGGTACTGGGCTTTTCTGGATCGCGTGGAACCCAAGCTGCGCGGCAACAACCGAATGGCGCAAACACTCGGAGGCCTCCGCCGGCTGAGCGACCGCGAGGCCGTCGTCGAGCAGGAACGCACCCGCACCGACTGGTGA
- a CDS encoding pentapeptide repeat-containing protein has protein sequence MDRVRGFKVTLNGTRFSLTTMNEARFEDADVNDAYFQGATLDESALRSIALGARNWAHAHFDTVHAERLRAITASRE, from the coding sequence ATGGACAGGGTGCGAGGGTTCAAGGTCACTCTCAACGGCACTCGATTCTCACTAACCACCATGAACGAGGCACGGTTTGAGGATGCAGACGTGAACGACGCTTATTTTCAGGGTGCCACACTCGACGAGTCGGCGCTGCGCAGCATCGCTCTGGGCGCCCGCAACTGGGCACACGCGCACTTCGACACCGTTCACGCTGAGCGGCTACGGGCGATTACAGCCTCCCGAGAATGA
- a CDS encoding DUF1622 domain-containing protein, which produces MDFQDWIEVAGSAVEAAGVIAIVMGVVLALVFAVTRLLRRQSGVYGRFRRFLARSILLGLELLVAADIIRTVAVGPTLEGVGVLALVVLIRTFLSWALELEITGRWPWQHGQGWESTNDSNSETL; this is translated from the coding sequence GTGGATTTTCAGGACTGGATTGAGGTAGCTGGCAGCGCCGTGGAGGCGGCGGGCGTGATTGCTATTGTCATGGGCGTTGTGTTGGCACTTGTCTTTGCTGTCACGCGACTCCTGCGCCGCCAAAGTGGGGTCTATGGGAGGTTTCGACGTTTCCTCGCTCGCTCGATTCTGCTGGGGCTGGAGCTTCTGGTTGCCGCAGATATCATCCGCACGGTGGCCGTAGGCCCAACGCTCGAGGGTGTGGGCGTACTCGCCCTTGTTGTACTCATTCGTACTTTCCTCAGCTGGGCGCTGGAGCTGGAAATCACGGGTCGGTGGCCCTGGCAACATGGTCAAGGTTGGGAGAGCACCAACGACAGCAACTCTGAAACTCTTTAA
- a CDS encoding arsenate reductase ArsC, with translation MSAQPTVLFVCIHNAGRSQMAAGYMRALSNGAVEVRSGGSEPGNQINPMAIAAMNEEGIDISQAVPQLMTTDQVQASDVVITMGCGDVCPIFPGKRYEDWELVDPAGKSIEDVRPIRDDIKARVEALLAEILPAAADKV, from the coding sequence ATGTCTGCACAGCCCACTGTTTTGTTCGTCTGCATTCACAATGCTGGCCGTTCGCAGATGGCCGCCGGCTACATGCGGGCGCTGTCGAACGGCGCCGTCGAGGTGCGCTCCGGAGGTTCGGAGCCCGGCAATCAGATCAACCCCATGGCGATTGCGGCCATGAACGAAGAGGGCATCGATATTTCGCAGGCCGTTCCGCAGCTGATGACCACGGACCAAGTGCAGGCCTCCGACGTTGTCATTACCATGGGTTGCGGCGATGTGTGCCCGATCTTCCCCGGTAAGCGCTACGAAGACTGGGAGCTGGTCGACCCGGCCGGCAAGAGCATTGAGGATGTTCGTCCCATCCGGGATGACATCAAGGCTCGGGTCGAGGCGCTCCTCGCGGAAATCCTCCCCGCTGCTGCCGACAAGGTTTAG
- a CDS encoding metalloregulator ArsR/SmtB family transcription factor, with amino-acid sequence MVVDSAHREASEGLRPLDRAAAEEIARGLRVMADPTRVQLLGMIVAQPQGRALVGELARALELSQPTVSHHMRIMAEEGLLNREQVGRQAWYSVTPDRISDVLETTRSRSDQIAAAVAAPVLTRITDDLTVRFHGIFSRQTVGRYVVESYELLARQSQITRYLPSFTARFAGDRLRALAAVENRVPTDIPDVLFVCVQNAGRSQLAAAILRSLAGDRVRVLTAGSAPAGAVNPMVVAALDEIGVPVRGEYPKPLTDEVVRAADYVITMGCGDACPVYPGRTYLDWQLADPVGQSMDAVRTIRDEITVLVRALLTEL; translated from the coding sequence ATGGTCGTTGACAGTGCTCACAGGGAAGCGTCCGAGGGCCTGAGGCCGCTGGACCGCGCGGCAGCCGAAGAGATCGCACGGGGGTTGCGCGTGATGGCCGACCCCACCCGAGTGCAGCTGCTGGGGATGATCGTGGCACAGCCGCAGGGGCGGGCGCTCGTGGGGGAGCTGGCCCGTGCTCTGGAACTCAGCCAGCCCACGGTGAGCCACCACATGCGCATCATGGCGGAGGAAGGCCTGCTCAATCGTGAACAGGTGGGACGCCAGGCCTGGTATTCGGTTACGCCGGATCGCATCAGTGATGTGCTTGAAACGACGCGGAGCCGCAGTGACCAGATTGCCGCGGCGGTGGCCGCCCCGGTTTTGACGCGAATCACCGACGATCTCACCGTTCGGTTCCACGGCATCTTCTCTCGGCAAACGGTGGGGCGCTATGTGGTGGAGAGCTATGAACTGCTGGCCCGGCAGTCCCAGATCACCCGATACCTGCCGTCGTTTACGGCACGCTTCGCCGGTGACCGGCTCCGGGCGCTCGCGGCCGTGGAGAATCGAGTGCCGACGGACATTCCCGACGTGCTTTTCGTCTGCGTGCAGAATGCTGGACGATCCCAGCTCGCCGCAGCGATACTCCGCTCGCTCGCCGGCGACCGCGTTCGGGTGCTCACGGCGGGATCGGCCCCCGCAGGCGCGGTTAATCCGATGGTCGTTGCCGCTCTCGACGAGATTGGCGTGCCCGTCAGGGGGGAGTACCCGAAACCACTCACCGACGAGGTTGTGCGGGCAGCCGATTACGTCATCACGATGGGCTGCGGTGACGCCTGTCCTGTGTATCCGGGGCGTACCTACCTCGACTGGCAGCTGGCCGACCCGGTGGGGCAATCGATGGATGCCGTGCGCACGATTCGAGACGAGATTACGGTTTTGGTGCGGGCGCTCCTGACGGAACTTTGA
- a CDS encoding SRPBCC domain-containing protein produces the protein MSNHARIKGHTVTRTVHIEASRAKVWEALTDPEVMVKWFGDGVGFAALEPGVTGSIDWDDYGSFPIEITEVVTEDSFGFRWSGIPAEQLDEYSTHVRFTIADAGTGTDVTVVESGFDTLPGGTRYRRDRLEQNREGWDVELDELAILLAGVTQ, from the coding sequence GTGTCTAATCACGCAAGAATCAAGGGCCACACCGTAACCCGCACCGTTCACATCGAGGCCTCGCGAGCGAAAGTCTGGGAGGCGCTGACCGACCCCGAGGTGATGGTGAAGTGGTTTGGAGACGGTGTGGGGTTCGCCGCGCTCGAGCCCGGTGTGACGGGCAGCATCGACTGGGATGACTACGGCAGTTTCCCGATCGAAATCACCGAGGTGGTGACCGAGGATTCGTTCGGCTTCCGCTGGTCGGGAATCCCGGCCGAACAGCTCGACGAGTACTCGACGCACGTGCGCTTCACCATCGCCGACGCTGGTACCGGGACGGATGTCACGGTGGTCGAATCGGGCTTCGACACGCTCCCCGGCGGCACCCGTTACCGTCGCGACCGTCTGGAGCAGAACCGAGAGGGCTGGGACGTCGAACTCGACGAGCTTGCGATCCTGCTTGCGGGTGTCACTCAGTAA
- a CDS encoding DUF1778 domain-containing protein: MTAKTSPRASKNQRLNVRLTDRQEQLIRRAAEATDRTVTDFVLEITSQEAERILADRRWFVATNEQWDEFDRLLSLPLPADSKLVRLSQRQSPFAK, encoded by the coding sequence ATGACTGCCAAGACTTCCCCTCGAGCATCCAAGAATCAAAGACTAAACGTGCGCCTCACGGACCGGCAAGAACAGCTGATCCGCCGGGCGGCCGAGGCTACTGATCGCACCGTAACTGACTTCGTCCTAGAGATCACGAGCCAGGAGGCAGAGCGAATTCTCGCTGATCGAAGGTGGTTCGTTGCAACCAACGAGCAATGGGACGAATTCGACCGACTGCTCAGCCTGCCTCTGCCCGCAGATAGCAAGCTTGTTCGCCTTTCGCAGCGACAGTCGCCGTTTGCGAAGTGA
- a CDS encoding GNAT family N-acetyltransferase, with amino-acid sequence MNTPPSAPRKLERADNRESFHSGAAELDIWLKKYASQNQKANSAVTYVTCVDGEVVGYYAITVAAISHEEAPSKLRKQAPRQIPCVLIARLAVDLRYAGQGVGAGLLEDALRRSLQVSESVGAMAVLIHARDEVARSFCEHHVDCYPSPLDDLQLMIPMAQIARVYGTPAT; translated from the coding sequence GTGAACACGCCGCCGTCAGCCCCAAGGAAACTCGAGAGGGCCGATAACCGAGAGTCCTTCCATTCGGGAGCCGCTGAACTCGATATTTGGCTAAAGAAGTACGCCAGTCAGAATCAAAAAGCTAACAGCGCGGTCACGTATGTGACATGCGTTGATGGCGAGGTCGTCGGCTACTACGCCATTACGGTCGCGGCCATATCGCACGAAGAGGCGCCGTCAAAACTCCGTAAGCAGGCGCCGAGACAAATCCCTTGCGTGCTCATTGCTCGACTTGCAGTTGATCTTCGTTATGCGGGGCAAGGCGTGGGAGCGGGGCTTCTGGAGGATGCCCTGCGGCGCTCACTTCAGGTCAGTGAAAGCGTCGGAGCAATGGCAGTCCTGATTCATGCTCGTGACGAGGTCGCCCGGTCGTTCTGCGAACACCACGTCGACTGCTATCCGTCACCACTCGATGATCTGCAGCTGATGATACCGATGGCGCAGATCGCCCGCGTATACGGTACGCCCGCGACATAG